The following nucleotide sequence is from Paroedura picta isolate Pp20150507F chromosome 1, Ppicta_v3.0, whole genome shotgun sequence.
GTGTTTAATTCTCCTCTCAAGCTCTTTCTATGATCTAAGTTATAGCCCCCCAGAGAAAGAATTCTTCCATCATTTGATATCTAAGTGTGATTTTTCCGCATAAAATAAACCATgctgtaagtcagtggtccccaacctttttatcatcggggaccggtcaacgcttgacaattttactgaggccccgggggaggggggtagtcttttgccgaggaacgtcgctgctgctgcctaagaccctgctccacttgctttcccgccagcgcccctgacttctcaccgcccactggggggcgctgccagcagcagctgcgcagtgccacgctgagggggagccccagccatgggagccgccggagagcaccaaaggtgagccagcggcagagtggcagggcagcccccaaggcagcagccaaggaggaggactaggagcgacagcccagtaccaactgatccacggaccggtcctggtctccggaccgggggttgggtaccactgctgtAAGTGATTGAGGAAATAAATTATGCCCAAATTATGTGCATGGGAAGTTCATATAAACGAATATTTCCTAGGTAAAGTCGCAGTTTAGCCAGGTTCCTTCCTGTCCTGACTACAGAGTAAAGGGACAACAACTGAAGTGCTTCTTCCAGAGGGCAGGACACCCTTTTGGCTGGATGTCAGGGGAGTCTGAGCTTTGTGCCAAGTGCCAAGGCTTCTTGTCTCAACAAACTTGCTGAACATTTTGGGCTTGCTTCATTTCCTTCCTCCTTCAGCTGGCTTAATTAGCCCTTGGAATTTGCCGCTTTACTTGCTGACTTGGAAAATTGCCCCAGCTGTCGTGTGTGGAAACACGGTCATTGCCAAGCCCAGTGAAATGACATCGCTCACTGCTTGGATGATGTGCAAGCTTCTAGACAAAGCAGGTAACCCTGGAATGGAAAGGCAGGCAAAGCATGACATGGGGGTCTTGTATCTTTTAATGCAAAGCTATATGTTAAAATGCAACAATGGAGCAGAGTTTATATTGCTGGCACCTGTATTTTCTAAGGCCTCAGATAACATGATCATTTTTGATGGTAGTCATGTGCCTAGCAGAAATCACCAATAGGTGTATGGAAAGAGGTCATGTATGAGGCAGGGGGAATAGTATCATACAAATGAGGACCCGTGGTACTTGCGGGGGGATCCCTCTCCCTGCTTTACTTATTCCCCTCTCAGTGCTGTATCCTCAGGACCACTGTGGCTCCCCATCCTCGACCAGCAAAAACTCCAGCTACTGGCTTTGCCCCCCATTGCCAATGCCAATGTTGGGGCTGCTggggctcccctccctcctgttacAGCACCCCTTTCTCAGTCTGAGAGCCTCCACTGATGGGCCCACTGTCATCTccagggccacgaaggccatTGCCAGGAACTCTGGTGACCTGAGTGCAGGTCTGACTTTGTCCCAACATAACTTCTTTCCCCCATTCCGATTCCTCCCATTACAGCTTTTAGCATCTGCTGCTGggcaagctctcccccccccatcactgcaGTTGTTCTGGGCCTGCTGTGGCTTCTCCCCATCAGTGTTTCTGCTCTTGCTTATGGACCTCGTTTCCTCTCCCGCTCATCAGTGCTACTGCTGCCAGGTGTAATCATAGTCAGGGGAAGGGGATCCTTGACACCATTTAGCTTAtttccaccccactccccattgCTGCCGTTGTGCCCAGTTCATCTCCCCCATCAGTGACCATGCTGGAGAGTGTTGCTCAGCTCCCAGTTTCCAGGCCCTGCAAGGCTCCCTCCCTCTTTAAGGGTAGCAAGCCCGGCATGACTCTGGACTGCTAACACCACTAAGGCTCCCCTGATCAGTATCAGTGAGCTTCATGTAGCTTGCTAAGACTTCCCACCACAGTTGATGGTAGTGGTGAACCCTATGTGGCTCCCATCTGCCAAGATTTCTCCCCCCAATAATGATGCTGGTGAGTCCTGTGTGGTTCCCAGCCTCTGAAGGattctctcgcccccccccccctcctactagCAACTACAGGGGCTACCCTGTGACTGATGGTGATGTGTTCAGCAGAGGAAACAAGTGCATTGTCTACACATGTTCAAGACCATGATACTTGACTCTGGTGGGGATTTAAcccccctgtttgtttgtttgttttaattaagatttttctgcaaacctagggggTCCTAGGCAGGAATATCTGTTTAGCTTCCACATGGCCCCAATAAACAGATCAAGCTATCCACAGAGGGAGAACCCAGGTGGCTATTGTATAGATACAGCCAGTATTCATTACAGTTAGTTGAGCTTTGGCATTAATTACTTTACAGGAAGACATTGCCCTACTTAGAGAAAGTACCTTAAGAGTGtctgtacctcacttttcaaCAAATCTAAAGAAACAATGCAACAGATTTGTGATTTAAAATGTCTCATCCTTGGTCAGTCCCCAACATGACTGCCCCATTTGCCTCATCACTGCATGGCATTCCTGAAATAAATCTCTCCTACTCCAGATTTAGGCCATTCAACAATGGGATGGTGGTCAGCCTCTGAGGAGGTGGCCCTTCTTCCTTTGCGCTGctgtcactctgccatggaatcaaACTGCTACCCCTTTCCTAGGACCAAATGCTGTTTCCTTAACATTTTGTATATTTGTGATGCTAAGGATTCCCCCCAGGCGTTGTGAACATCATATTTGGGTGTGGCTCCAAAGCTGGGGAAGCTCTAGTCTCTCATCCGAAGGTGCCATTGATTTCCTTCACTGGAAGCACGCTCACTGGCCAGCGGATCATTGAAAGGAGTGCTCCATTTTGCAAGAAGCTCTCGTTGGAGCTTGGAGGCAAGAACCCGGCCATCATCTTTGAGGATGCCAGTTTGGATGAATGCATTCCTGCCACTGTAAGATCCAGCTttgctaatcaggtatattttcaATCAGGTGCTATACTAACACTGTGCATCTGAGGTTCTTGTTGACTCCTCTAGAAACTTTCATGAGGCACTATGAGGTTGTCCTATTTGCCAGAGATTTTAATGTGGCATAGACCACAGGTCTAAATTGTGTTTTGTAGGTCTCCATGAGGAATGGTGAgacataaatatattaataaatagaAGCCATTCCCAATATCTTGTCTCCTAGTTTGGTTATTTAAAAGTTTACTTATTTTCAATGTAGAAATGGTCTTTAGACAACTtagctatcctccatgaattcatCTAATACCTCTTTCAAGCCAGTCTGATTTCACACCTAAATTACTCTGAGGAAGTACTCTGAACTGCAAATCAAATAGGGCCTTGTATCTTGAACTTTGTTTCTCTTTGTGCTCCTCTTGTCCAGAGTGGAGGCAGTCCTCTATTCTGGAGCACATTTCCTCCAGCACTTGGCTTCTTTCAGCCCTTTGAAAGCCATTGGTCATCCATAGGTAGAAGCATATACTATCAGAGAGAGGCATTTTGGCAGCCAAGGACTGTCTCTGTAATGTATGAAAAAGAACACAACTGAAACTAAGGCACAGGATCCAAATTAAGGTTTCACAGCTACAAGATTTTGAATTTGTCATGGCTGAAGAACTGATTACTTTATTTCAGCGGTATGAACAAGATTTTTGTGAACCGTCTGAAAGCTGCAGACATGCAGTTTTTGGATCAGGGAATGTCACAGTGGTGTTCTGTAAATTGCACTGTGAATTCACACAGCTCATGTGAGGTTTATGAAACTAACAAGAATAACCCTTCCGTACATGTGCCTAGCAGCTTCCTGTAGCCACCTGGCCTCCTGAGTATAGGCACAGAAGTTAGTCATTCTGAGTCTTTAAAGAACTCTAAGGGCAGTaatggcattcattcattcaccggcCAAATATTATGAGCTGGTTCCAAACTGACCAACAGGGGCATTGCTCTTCAGTGGGTCATGCAGCAAATGCATTTCACAAGAACAATCGGGTGACAAACAGGTGTAGGTGACCAGACCCCATTTCTGAAGAGCAACAGTTGTCATAACTCTTCAACACTGAATCTTTGTTTTAGGAGCTCCACCACTACAGCCTTCAACCTGTCAGTCTCCAAGAATGTTCCGTCTCATCAATGTAGGGTTACACCTTTTCCGGCAGCCTGTCTTTGGGCTGTGTTTCAAACATATGCTGCATTCACTTTATACATCATCACCACACTATGATTTCCCATTCATTGCCTTGCAAGTGGCTGCTTCAACTGCACTTGTTGAACATGTTGTGTTTGTGGTGATGGGATGTTCAGTCTGCGGTGCCTGTTTCATGTGAGATGGCAGGCATTGCATGATGAACTTCCTTGTGTTGAGTAGTGGATGGGGGCTGAACTTAGTGAGAGAAATGAGGAGACATGGTGGAGTAATTTTTTATCTTATCCTTGTTGTTACTTGTTCACTTTCTCCCAGCTCTCAATCCTTGCCTTTCTGCTCATGAAGTTTGAGAGGAATTCTTCACTCTGTGAGATAATCAATAAAGCTTTCCATCAAGTTATGCTTTCACACTACTGTGTTCCATGAGTTGGGAGGAATCATTTGGGCAATTTTCAGTAATAATTGtccttgcttctttctctctcaggGTGAAATATGTCTTTGTACAAGCAGAATCTTTGTTGAGCAGAGTATTTACCCAGAGTTTTTGAAAAGGTTTGTGAAGGCTGTCAAAAAATGGAAGGTTGGAAGCCCTTCAAATTCCATGACTGATGTGGGAGCACTGATAAGTAAAGACCATTTAGCAAAGGTAAAAACAAACCACTTGTGCATAATTATTACCTGGAACACTGATTCCAGAGgagtagccatgttagcctgTCACAGCTGAAATGTAAGAAAAAGGGTATTTTGACAAAGAAGGGTGGATTTATTTTGATGTACATTTttatgccttagagcagggatagtcaacctgtggtcctccagatgtccatggactacaattcccatgagcccctgccagcaaatgctggcaggggctcatgggaattgtagtccatggacatctggaggaccacaggttgactacccttgccctagggAACCCACTTCATCAGGAACCTGCAATATCTCCTCAGTTCATGGAAATATACACATGGGtgcaacaaaataaaatggaTCCATACAGCAGTGTGCTAAAGATGGCTGTGCCATAACAAATGATGCTCCATAATAATTTCTTGAAAGCTTGTACAATAATCATACTACCATAGGACTCTTTTTTATTCAGGTAGAACTGTTACTCATTGGACCTCTTTGCCAGTAGTTAAAACAAACAATCATAACTTTAGAACACTGGTAAGTTGCCATTTCACATCATCATATAGCCATAGTTTGCTTGGAAGAGGATTGGTAGGACTTTATAAGTCCTAGCAGAAATAttagaacataaggagagcctgcTAGATCATACCAGTGGTCCCTCCAGTCtaacatcttgtctcacacagcagaCAAGCAGCTTTCCTGGTTTAGACCATCAAGGACCAAGGGTCATTTCCTCACATTGCATCCTACTCTAGGATACTTACACAGATTTGAACTCTGGAGTATCTGCTAAAACTGGGCACTGCATGTAAATTCTCCACAAGTAACAAAAAGCTTAAATTAGaattgctgtttgtttgttttttcttgcctTTCAAATGAATTATCAGCTGGGTCGGAAACAGAGTTCAAATTCTCAAGTTCTAGCAACACATTTTTAGGTGATTAAGATTTGTCCTGCAATGATTAATATTCATTCTCAAGATTTATTAAGTATCTGTAAACTTTAAAGCCACTGCTACTAGAAAATAGTCCCATGTTTTCTATATCTGGTATGACAATAAGAAATTACAGGCAttctaaaaatacatttttgttcCCTTTAGGTAAAGAGTTATATCCAAAAAGCTCAGGAAGAAGGAGCTAAGatactgtgtggggagggaaaggaccccTTGGTTCTTCCTCCTAGAAACCAGAATGGCTACTTCATGCTTCCCACAGTCATTGCTGAAGTTGAAGACAACTCAAGTTGCATGCAAGATGAGATCTTTGGTCCTGTGACTTGCATCACAGCATTTGACACTGAAGAGGAAGTAATTACAAGAGCTAATGGGGTCAAATATGGCTTGGCAGCCACTGTCTGGTCAAGCAACGTGGGCCGGGTTCATCGTGTTGCTAAGAGACTCCAGTGTGGATTGGTGTGGACCAACTGTTGGCTTATCAGGGATTTAAATTTGCCCTTTGGTGGCACAAAAGCCtcaggtataggcagagaggggGCAAAGGACTCCTACGAATTTTTCACTGAGTCAAAAACAATCACTATAAAACACTGAAAAATATCAATGGAAATGCTTCACATCATAATAAATAGGCATAATAAATAGGCACCTGTAGATAGGACATAACACTATTAAATGTTATCTGAAAAGCATTGTTTTTTAGGAGAATTTGTATGATACTTTTCATGGTGACTAAATTGAAAATAAAGCAGAGAGTTTAATAACATGCACACATGAGAGGTGATGGTTGGCAAGGAAGAGATGTTGAGGAGCTGGATCTTGTTCAGCTCTTGATGACAGCTGGTCTTTTCTTGGCTGAGTCTTGGCCAGTTGGTTGCCTGTTTTGCTTCTTATGGAAAAGAGATACTTGGCTGATAACAGCAGTGCTTTCAAACAGTGGATCCTATGGCTAATGCTCAGGGATGTGAATGGCAATTTCAATTGCTTCCACACAACACTGTGCTTCCCTATGCAGCTTCTACTCCCCTGAACTGTGCATGTAGCTGGGCTGCTCCCTGAAATGTGTTTTAAAG
It contains:
- the ALDH8A1 gene encoding 2-aminomuconic semialdehyde dehydrogenase gives rise to the protein MASSKADLVLENYIGGQFVPCASYLDSYDPSVGEVYCKIPDSGKAEVEAAVEAAQNAFPGWSAKSPQERSKIMSKLADLIEEDLESFAEAESKDQGKTITFARTVDIPRAIYNFRFFSSSILHQTTESTQMDPMGCMHYTVRTPVGIAGLISPWNLPLYLLTWKIAPAVVCGNTVIAKPSEMTSLTAWMMCKLLDKAGFPPGVVNIIFGCGSKAGEALVSHPKVPLISFTGSTLTGQRIIERSAPFCKKLSLELGGKNPAIIFEDASLDECIPATVRSSFANQGEICLCTSRIFVEQSIYPEFLKRFVKAVKKWKVGSPSNSMTDVGALISKDHLAKVKSYIQKAQEEGAKILCGEGKDPLVLPPRNQNGYFMLPTVIAEVEDNSSCMQDEIFGPVTCITAFDTEEEVITRANGVKYGLAATVWSSNVGRVHRVAKRLQCGLVWTNCWLIRDLNLPFGGTKASGIGREGAKDSYEFFTESKTITIKH